The genomic interval GGTTTCTCGTCTGAACTGTCAGTGACTTCATTTGTGCATTTCCCTCTGAAAGAATAGTGGTTTGGACTGTgtccccaccccctccacctaCATCACTCTGCAGTTTTTCCAAGACAACTGTTTTTCAGCATTACATTTCTGGGAATTTGCCTGTGgtcaaaatgaaactgcaaGCAATAAGAAAACTTGTGGAATAACCTGTGAACATTTGATATGCTGTGGGTGGATAACACATATAAACCCATTAACACCAGTAAGACCTTGAAGGCTATCTTGGTGTAATTCAAGGTGAATTCAAGTTTATAGCACAGCATGGGATATGGAATTATGAAATAACCCTGCAGTGGCTTTttctgaagaaaacacacatcaaatagCAAAAATGCAACTGCTCTTTGTACAAAcagttttctttaaagctgtgAAACATCATTATGGTTGAAAAGGaatttttctccttctttcttaGCACATAAGgtaaaatataacatatatttCTCCATGCTGAAAAAATCCAGTCCAATTGTTTTAATCTCCTTGCCTGCTCAGTCAGAGAGTTCAGCAGACAGATTAGACGAGTCATAATAATGCATGACATCCTATCAGACGGTCTCATACAGCAACATCCCACTGAAGATGGTCAAAGGTTCAGAGGAGTAGGCCAGCTTGCCAGTGACAAGGTCGATACAGACTGTGTCCCCTGCCTCCATGGGCAGGATGATGTTGAAAACAGCCAGAGCTCCAGGAATGTGCTTGGCCTCTGCCATGGGTTTCTCCAGGCCTTCGGGCTGATACCCTGCTGAGTCCACTCGGGCCACGCCAGTGTTGGACTTGGACAACACGGCCTCAATCTTCATGTTCTTGTGGCCTGTGAGAATGCCACTGAAGAAGTACTTCCCACGCACTGGAGCTGTGAAATAACCTAGAGAATGGAAGCAGGCAACGAGGAGGatattaaaggtgctatgtgtaattttttttgctatcactacatagtaAGCATTAGTTTTAccaatgcttttttaaaatgaaaaatggcgACAAATTGGCAACAAATGTGGCTGATGTTGACAGAGAGATACACACTTTGCACACTGActttcagaaataaaaaacaatttctgTGGAGATAATCTAAAAAGAATTCATGGTTGTGAGCACAACAAATAAACTTGGGATGCCAGCCGAAAACGTAATATGCGTGGCCAGATACCAACAGaggtaagtgagaaaatatgatgcttttGTACTTTGTATGATACAACCCTCTAAATTCacaatatttttcagaaaagtGAAGGTGTAAGAAGGTGTTATCGGTCCTGACAAGAACCTGCTGAAATTCCAGCTAAAACTGACCTGTTTTGGGATTGTAGACATTATTTTCATTGACAAAGACCTCGTTAAAAACTATGGTTCCCGCGCTTCTCATTGGACGAGTCAGTttagcagagaaagaaaggcgTGGCACATGGGCATCAGACCCTTGAAGACCTGGTcatggaggagaaaaggagagtAGGAGTTAAAGTGCAATAAAGATCATAGAGTAATGAGTGCTTTCATCTGCTGTTCAGTAAGAGCAACACATACCCTGTTCACCTCTGAGACCTGAGAAGTAAGATGAAAGATAAAGCAGAGTTACTCATCCAACAATATCATTCttgctctttattttttgttcttatcATATTGTATCTACAGTAGATGTGCAGAAACAAAGATCAAATATACAACTGGCAAATCAGTCAATGTTATTACATCAAACAAAGCAGAGGCACAGTTTGTTGTCTTTACCTGGGGGTCCCACTGGTCCTGTCTTGCCCTCTCTGCCTGGAGGTCCTGTTCTTCCTTGGGGTCCTACAGGACCCTGAAGTCCACGCTCACCTTTCTCTCCACGGGGTCCTGGCAGACCAGGTGGACCTGGAGGAGTGGAATGTTTGGTGAGACAGCACAGCTGACAGACCTGAACAAAAATctttttactcagaatggtgtcTTTTAGGAGGATTCTAAAAACATGTACAATAAGCCAAGAAAGCTAAGACATTTAACCTGATGTGACTCCCTGTGTGCTTTTCACCCTCATGTTTACTAAAACTGCTCTTTCAGACAGACTGCAGACTTTATGGGTTCTTAAGTGAATGCTTCTGAGGATGACAAGCTGAATTCCTTCTTTGGTCTATTTTTTCTTCACCCTGACCTTGCCTCCCTCCAACTGGGTGCTATCTCTTGTCCAAAAGTCAAATCCCATGCCCTTCATCTTCTCTGACTTACCAGTGAAGTCCTTTTCTATGAAACTGTGAAACTCCTTGGCCAAGTCCATCACTGAAGAGTTCAGCCTGTATATCTTGGTGTGGACGTTTTCCAGCTGTACCTTCTGGATATTGTCGATAAGATCTCCTTGAGATGTGACCGTGACGTTGAGTCCATTAACGCAGCTCCACAGCCCAGACACATGTCGGTTCAGGCCCTCCTTGATCCTCTCCAGGCTGTCTGAGAGAGAGTCGAAGCGTCCGCACACTGCCTCCAGCTTGGAGATTCTTCGGTCCAGGCCGTCGCTGGCCTGCCGGCACTCACCCACCTCCGTCATATAGTTGCTCCTTATTATTTCAATCTCATTGCCCAAGTTGTTGAATCGAATCTTCGAGTCGTCAACATGCTCCGTCAGTTCCTTCTGCAAGTGGTTCACCTTGTAGAGAATGTTAATACttgttaatgtgtgtattttggatGAGTTTCCTTTGACAGCTTTCTActataaataaactttttttcatctttgctaCAATTTATTTTCCTATGGTATcttatacacacaaataaatgtaaccACATTATTTGTCAAGACAACTCAAATATTTGCAATATGCTCAAATATTTTCATAACTATAATAATATTATGTAGAAACACTGTTGCCAAGACAAACCACAAGGCTTGTTTGATCGACATAATGTTTTTACAGTACACAAAGAACAGTTAAGTTTCAGTGTGTATAGTTTAATAAAACAACGCAGATCATCAGTGAATTGCTGCCATCATTATCATAACGGTAGTTTGATCTTTTCTGTGTGATTCTGGCGGATGAGTTTAAAGTCCAGTATTATAAAGTGCTTCCCAAACTGGGGCTTGAGACCCCAGAAGGGGTCAAAAGAACAATCTGAGGAGTCAGAAGTGTTTACCAGATAAGAAACAAGGGGGAGTTTTTACGTACTATACTATACAaattctgattatttttctgacttttctctaatttttgtttttttaccatGGCTCTGGGCGTGTTGGGCAGTTGGTCTGCCACTGTGGTACAGATTAAAATATCTAAACAACTACTAAATGAACTGTGAACATGGAAttttgtacacacattcatggtcctcagtGGACAAGTCCTAATCACTTTGATGGtcctctgacctttcctcttgCTCCACTAGTGtgttgatatttttggtttagagtaaaatgtctcaaccactattggatggattgccatgaaatttggtgcacaCATTCAAGTCCAGCTgtaataaatgtatgtttttttatttatttttttatctagCGCCACTACCAAGTAAAAATTGGCCACCATTTTGGCTCCTAACCAAATACTGCAAAACTACTAATATTACAATCCTTCTCAGCTCTACTTGAACATTACCTtctaaacatcaacatgttagcactgtcactatatgcatgttagcatgttgatgttgAGTGTCTGTAGATGCTTAGTCTAGCTATTGTGAAATCCTGGATATTTTAACGTCTTCAGGGCTCTAACAACTATTCAAAATTTACAGTCAGAGAAAAGAATATCACTCTTTGGTTGAACTGCTTACAACTCAAATGACTAGTTTAAGGTGTAGCAAAGGCCAAATATAATACACAAAGTGCCCTTGTAGTAGCAGTATTAGCAGCAGGTCCATCATTACATCATCTTACCTCAGAAACTATGTCATCCCTGCTGTTGGTCAGGTCAGTCAGCTTGTTACCATGTGTCTGTATGGTCCTTCCAAGGCCCTTCAGTGTGTTATTAATGGAGTTAAATGTGATCATGACCCCAGCCAGCTCTCCTTGGATGGACTTCAGATCCCCTCCTAATCTTCCATTGTGGACAGTATGACTGTCCAGACGATCTTTTAGATCATTTATGTTGGTTTTACATTGTCCAGTACattcctccacttcctctctgagccgtcccacctcctcctgaaGGTTGGAGCACACCTGAGAGCAAGTGGATTCTCCTGAGTCAATTTTTCTCCGCAGATCAGTAAGCTCTGTCTGGCACCTGTTGAGACCGCTGATGGTGGAGTTGGTAAGTGAGCGCATGTCCTCCTTTATAGTGCTGCAAATAGAACAGTCCTCAAAATTACGGCCCAGAGTTTCAACTTCTGTTACAATCCGGTTGAAGTGCTCACCGTTTTTCCCTGTCATGGTTATTATCTTTTTGACGTCATCCGTTAAGTTGATCACTTTCTCACTCAGGGAGTCTCCTGACACAGACAAATCATCTAACTTGGTGTTAAACTTCTGGATCTCCTCTTGATTGGCCACAACCCTCCACTCTAAGGTTTTCACAGTGTCATCAGTCTTACGGCCTTTTCCATTAGGCCCACAGGTTTCATTGCACATGTTTGTGGTCGATGTTAGCCTTCTGTCCAAGAAGGTTGTAATGTTCTCCAGCTGACTTAAACGTCGACTATGGTCTGTCACCGTGTCTCCAAGAACAGCCACGTCCAGCTCTATTTTTCCTATCTTGAAGCTGTGGTCATCCAGCCGACTGAGAACCATGTTGCGCAGCTGTGTGACGTCTCTTTGGACAGTGTCCTTCATGTTGTTCCCAGTATTAGTGCATCTCTGCTCTGCCTTCCTCACAGTGTTATTCACCCTCTTCTCTAATTCTCTCAGTCTGCCATTGAACCTGTCTTCTGTCACTCTTCCCTTTCCTCCACCTGTCCCAGCAAGCTCCTTATCCAGGCGCCCTTTAATAGTGTCACACTTGTTAGCGGTGGAGGTGACTTGGACCTCTACATCAGACAGCCTCCTTTCCAGCTCAGTGACTGTGTTGCAGCAAGCCTGTGAGCGTTCAGTCTCACTGCGTGAGACTTCCAGGCTCTGCCTCAAGTGCTGGTCCATAGAGCTGACCAGCTTCTCCAGGGCCCTGATCCTGTCcctgtcctcctgctgctggCGCCTCATGTCCTCCACACCAGCCTGAGAGAAATAGGGATTACAACAATGGTGACTGTTTTTCCTTAACTGTATAGCTTGTATCAATTATATCTTCTGTTTTATGGTGTCAGGTTTCTCATACCAGTCTCTCTTAATCTCCTATATGATCAAAATAAAGTTCAGGTGCCATTTTCAACCAACAACAGAATAATATAAAGAGGCAAAGCAGATGGAGAGACATCCAGGGGCCCATGATTGCacttaaaaatacatgtaaGCCAAATAAAAACTAGatttacacaaaaataacagttttatgTTCAGTCCTAACCTGCCAATTATTTCAGCTAGAAAATGGAAGTTGctattttcctgttgtttttttattatctttctTTCACTGTGTGATTGTTGACTTTTTTGCAGTACTGTTTCTCAGTTTTACTATTTGTTTGTGCAGTGGTTTATGTGGGAGCTCTGTTTTCTTGTATTACAGTCTGCATGTGgccattattttttattgctttaaaCAGTGGAAATCACTGACAGAGCACAACTGGGAGCAAAGTAGACACATGAAGAtttaacagcaacacaaacagaatttaTACTCaattcattttttcagtttttcttctacTCAAAATGAAGATTGATTTTAGGtagaatgaaaaatgatttttgcATAGGATTTTCACCTGGCAGGCAGAGCAGGATAAAGACACTCTTCTCTCAAGCTCTGTAAGTATCTCCTCCTTCAGAGAGTTCAGCTGGTTCCCTGaggatcctcctcctcctctggccaCTCCATCCAGTTCATTGCCCCCACCATTCACCAGGTGGTTGTTGATGTTGAGCAGGGTCTGATCATGGACCTACCAACAACCAAATATTTACATAATGAATATGGTCAATCCTTACATTTACTCATGTGAGTTGTAGATATAGATATCTAGAcaggcagaaaaacagatcTAGCTTACCTGCGTCCTGTTATACAGGTGGTCCAGCTTGGTCTGGATACTGTTGATGGTTTCTTTCATGTGTGGCTGAGCTGAATCAGCAGGGACAATTGCCCCATTCAGACCAGGCCTATGTAAAGTGACAGATTAGACAACATTTGTCATGAAAAGAGGAATATGTTAAAGAACATAGCCTCAAAaaggaagatgaaaaaataattgcCACAAGATTCATCATGTACCCAGGAATGTGGTTTGTGGAGAGGATGGAAAGGTACAAAAGTAATGTTTTGTCTAAATTGAGCAGATTCTGCTTTGACAAGTGGAGTAAAAGGCTAAGCATACATCTGTTTGAGGATTAGCCATAGTATTTATGTCTTCCTAAACTAATTACCATTCTCAGTGTATATgttaataaacaagcatatcCTCTCTACATAAACTGACCTGCTACaataaacattaataaacagGAAAAGATATACAGCACTCTGTATATCCATCGGCATTCTGGGTGATACTTTGCACTCCATTAAATATTGGAAATGATAcatcaaaaacaacattcacaTACAGCCTCTGGTTCATGTCTTGAATGGTGGTCTGCATGGTGTGGAGGTCTTTGGTCAGACCACGGATCGTCTCCTCCAGCTGTTTAATCTTCT from Lates calcarifer isolate ASB-BC8 linkage group LG7_1, TLL_Latcal_v3, whole genome shotgun sequence carries:
- the emilin1a gene encoding EMILIN-1a, which codes for MMGTLFYLLAFALTRVCSGLGYAESSIQSGQRAASRHRNWCAYVVTRTVSCVMEDGVETYIKPDYQRCTWGQCPRVAYRTYRRPRYKVAYKMVTEMEWKCCHGYSGEDCHDGPQVTTNTRVTQTGHNTGGGQRGEGDSEKIKQLEETIRGLTKDLHTMQTTIQDMNQRLPGLNGAIVPADSAQPHMKETINSIQTKLDHLYNRTQVHDQTLLNINNHLVNGGGNELDGVARGGGGSSGNQLNSLKEEILTELERRVSLSCSACQAGVEDMRRQQQEDRDRIRALEKLVSSMDQHLRQSLEVSRSETERSQACCNTVTELERRLSDVEVQVTSTANKCDTIKGRLDKELAGTGGGKGRVTEDRFNGRLRELEKRVNNTVRKAEQRCTNTGNNMKDTVQRDVTQLRNMVLSRLDDHSFKIGKIELDVAVLGDTVTDHSRRLSQLENITTFLDRRLTSTTNMCNETCGPNGKGRKTDDTVKTLEWRVVANQEEIQKFNTKLDDLSVSGDSLSEKVINLTDDVKKIITMTGKNGEHFNRIVTEVETLGRNFEDCSICSTIKEDMRSLTNSTISGLNRCQTELTDLRRKIDSGESTCSQVCSNLQEEVGRLREEVEECTGQCKTNINDLKDRLDSHTVHNGRLGGDLKSIQGELAGVMITFNSINNTLKGLGRTIQTHGNKLTDLTNSRDDIVSEVNHLQKELTEHVDDSKIRFNNLGNEIEIIRSNYMTEVGECRQASDGLDRRISKLEAVCGRFDSLSDSLERIKEGLNRHVSGLWSCVNGLNVTVTSQGDLIDNIQKVQLENVHTKIYRLNSSVMDLAKEFHSFIEKDFTGPPGLPGPRGEKGERGLQGPVGPQGRTGPPGREGKTGPVGPPGLRGEQGLQGSDAHVPRLSFSAKLTRPMRSAGTIVFNEVFVNENNVYNPKTGYFTAPVRGKYFFSGILTGHKNMKIEAVLSKSNTGVARVDSAGYQPEGLEKPMAEAKHIPGALAVFNIILPMEAGDTVCIDLVTGKLAYSSEPLTIFSGMLLYETV